The DNA sequence TTGCTACTGCAATAATGGGGCTGAGGGCATAAACTGGCGACATCCGCCACCTGCCAGCTCATCTCTGCTGGCTGAAAGAAAAAAACTTCGTCTGCAGCAGCTAACGACGGTGCTAAATGTTCTTTATTGATCCCCATTTTCATGGTGTTTGAACGCGGTTCTACAACAGCAAGAATTCGTGTGTCATTGCCTAACTTGCTACGCAACGCGCTTAATGTTGCCGAGATCGCCGTAGGATGGTGAGCGAAATCGTCATAGAGCGTGATACCGCTGACCTCTCCACGCCACTCCAACCGACGACGAGCATTGATAAATGACTGCAATGCCCCGGCAGCCTGCTGAGGCGATATACCAATGTGACGAGCCGCAGCAATCGCCATCAGGCCATTATGCATATTATGCTCACCGACCAATCCCCACTGCACCTCAGCAACTTTCTGATTGTGCAGCAAAACCTGCCAGGTTGATGCATCAGCCTGCTGTTTCACTGCCTGCCAGACACCATCCGTTCCTGTGGTCTCATGTTCACTCCAGCAACCCATCGCCAGTACGTCTGACAAATGACGATCACTTTCCGGCGATATTATTTTCCCCGTCTGCGGAACAATGCGCACAAGATGATGAAACTGCCTTTGTATCGCAGGCAAATCGTCATAAATATCGGCGTGATCAAATTCAAGATTATTGAGAATCAATGTGCGTGGGCAATAATGAACAAATTTTGCGCGCTTATCGAAGAAAGCACAGTCGTATTCATCAGCCTCTATAACGAAAAAGTCACTCTTCCCCAGTGAGGCTGTAACAGAAAAATTATCAGGAACGCCACCAATAATAAATCCGGGGTCAAAACCACAAGCTTGCAAAATCCAGGCAACCATCCCGGAGGTCGTGGTTTTACCATGTGTTCCCGCCACGGCAATCACCCAACGCTCGCGTAATACATGGTCATGTAACCACTGAGGAGCTGACACATAGGGAATATTGCGATCCAGTACTGCCTCAACGCAAGGATTGCCACGACTCATTGCATTGCCGACTATCACCAAATCGGGCACAGGTGTAAGCTGAGCGACATCATAGCCCTCTATCAGGCTAATGCCTTGTTCCTGCAGTTGAGTACTCATAGGCGGATAAACATTGCTGTCTGAACCCGTTACCTCATGCCCTTGAGCACGCGCAATCAGCGCGATCCCGCCCATGAATGTGCCACAAATACCAAGAATGTGAATATGCATAACAGATCCGTTTGCTGACTGACTTGCACCACAGTGTAACGATCTCTGCTCAGAGAAGGAACGGATTTACCGATAAGAGGTGACATCGAAGGTTCATACCGAGTAAAGAGTGGTTGGCTGTTAGTGATGCGTCAGAGTTTGCAATGAAGATTTGTCAGGAAAAGTCTCTAAACGCACTCTGGTGAGAGCGCTATACCTGGCACGCTCATCAGGTCAGAACATCAACTATCTATAATGACTGACCTGATTAAGCTGAATATCCATGCTTTCCTTATTTTTCGCTATCAAAAAAGGACACTTAATATTCCTTATGAATAACTGATGCTGACAACACCCACAGTACGTTGTGGATTCAGCCATTAACGCCGGAAATTTTTCCACCGGGAAATTCAGCTTCTTTTGCATTAAATGGAATTTTTGTCGTGATAGTTTTTCCGCCCCCTTTAGCACATCCGACATTTACGGTGGTTTGAGTATTGTTAACTGTGCAACCGCCCTCAACAATCGAACCTGTGAAATGAATTGTTCCGCCTGATGCGCTATGGGCAAAAGGAGCTGCTGATGCTGCAAGGAGAATAAAACTAGTCAGGATATGAGTAAAATTTTTTCTGTTCATGGATATCTCCATTCGTTAATAAAATGAAAAAATCCCTTTAACTGTTTAACGCCCGTTGAATAAAAACATAGTTCTATTTTTTTCCTAAAGCAACACAGAAAAAAAATGTTTATAACGTGATTATTCTCACAGAAATAATAAGTACCAACAAAAAAAAACCTTGTGATTACCTTGAGTGTTTTTAAATTATTCTCAAGTTAATGATAATTAAGATTTATTTTTCTGTTATTTTTTACCACTGAAATAGTTAAGATCAGGATCTTTTTGGATTTTTTGGAAGATTTGGGGCGTTGGTGAAATTTTTCTAAACCATCATCAAAAGAGAAGCGGATTTATCTTATAATTCAATAGCAGAAATAGTACTTAAAAAGCTAATAAGCCACTATTCATACGACATAAATAGAAAAATATTTATAGAAAAGGTAAAAAAAACATAACTTAAATTACTGGAAAGTATATTTTTTAGACGGAAAGGGGTTGTTATTCTTCTTTAGTCTAAAAAGATACGCAATTTCATATTAAATAATCTAATGTGATAACAGCATGTTATTTTTCCCATAAAAGCAGTTCGCTTCTGTTTATTATCAT is a window from the Erwinia sp. genome containing:
- the mpl gene encoding UDP-N-acetylmuramate--L-alanyl-gamma-D-glutamyl-meso-2,6-diaminoheptandioate ligase (ID:JIFNMEKO_02556;~source:Prodigal:2.6): MHIHILGICGTFMGGIALIARAQGHEVTGSDSNVYPPMSTQLQEQGISLIEGYDVAQLTPVPDLVIVGNAMSRGNPCVEAVLDRNIPYVSAPQWLHDHVLRERWVIAVAGTHGKTTTSGMVAWILQACGFDPGFIIGGVPDNFSVTASLGKSDFFVIEADEYDCAFFDKRAKFVHYCPRTLILNNLEFDHADIYDDLPAIQRQFHHLVRIVPQTGKIISPESDRHLSDVLAMGCWSEHETTGTDGVWQAVKQQADASTWQVLLHNQKVAEVQWGLVGEHNMHNGLMAIAAARHIGISPQQAAGALQSFINARRRLEWRGEVSGITLYDDFAHHPTAISATLSALRSKLGNDTRILAVVEPRSNTMKMGINKEHLAPSLAAADEVFFFQPAEMSWQVADVASLCPQPHYCSSNLDQLVESIATAARPGDTILVMSNGGFGGIHQKILERLAS
- a CDS encoding hypothetical protein (ID:JIFNMEKO_02557;~source:Prodigal:2.6), yielding MNRKNFTHILTSFILLAASAAPFAHSASGGTIHFTGSIVEGGCTVNNTQTTVNVGCAKGGGKTITTKIPFNAKEAEFPGGKISGVNG